One Prunus dulcis chromosome 7, ALMONDv2, whole genome shotgun sequence DNA segment encodes these proteins:
- the LOC117634196 gene encoding zinc finger protein GAI-ASSOCIATED FACTOR 1, giving the protein MPTDLDNSSTASGEASVSSSGNQTAPPKPTTKKKRNLPGMPDPDAEVIALSPKTLLATNRFVCEICNKGFQRDQNLQLHRRGHNLPWKLRQRSSKEVKKRVYVCPEPSCVHHDPSRALGDLTGIKKHFCRKHGEKKWKCDKCSKKYAVQSDWKAHSKICGTREYKCDCGTLFSRRDSFITHRAFCDALAEESARGHTQTPTQTQTEVNLNSESDPKDQSANSPPQPTPQPPVPSQATTSSVPSQSAGLLSSPMPITQNPVTELPENPTQTMEEAPAVTGPKGNCSSSNSSSSNGSTSSSVFASLFASSTASASLQPLQPLQPPAFTDLIRAMGNPDSTTDLAPSSSVEPISLGLSTSHGSSLFGPAGQERRQYAPPPQPAMSATALLQKAAQMGAAATNASLLRGFGIMSSSSSSAQQESLQWSQRQAEPDSASVAAGLGLALPCDGGSGWKELMMGSPSMFGPKQTTLDLLGLGMAAGNNPSGGLSALITSIGGGLDVAAAAASFGGGEYSGKDLARGS; this is encoded by the exons ATGCCGACCGACCTAGATAATTCCTCTACAGCTTCAGGTGAAGCTAGCGTTTCTTCCTCTGGCAACCAAACTGCTCCTCCCAAACCCACCACCAAGAAAAAACGTAACTTGCCTGGAATGCCAG ATCCAGATGCAGAGGTGATTGCTCTGTCTCCCAAGACCCTATTGGCCACAAACCGTTTCGTTTGTGAAATTTGCAACAAAGGGTTTCAGAGGGATCAGAATCTGCAGCTTCATAGGCGTGGTCATAATCTGCCATGGAAGCTGAGGCAGAGGTCGAGTAAAGAGGTGAAGAAGAGAGTCTATGTCTGCCCAGAGCCCTCTTGTGTGCACCATGACCCATCAAGAGCTTTGGGTGATCTCACTGGGATAAAGAAGCACTTTTGCAGAAAGCACGGCGAGAAGAAGTGGAAATGCGATAAGTGTTCCAAGAAATATGCGGTTCAGTCGGATTGGAAAGCCCATTCCAAGATTTGTGGTACCAGAGAGTACAAATGCGATTGtgggactttgttttcaag GAGGGATAGCTTCATAACACATAGGGCCTTCTGTGATGCTTTGGCTGAGGAGAGCGCCAGAGGCCATACACAAACTCCAACCCAGACTCAAACGGAAGTGAATTTGAATTCAGAATCAGACCCAAAAGATCAAAGTGCTAATTCACCCCCACAGCCAACACCACAGCCACCAGTTCCTTCCCAAGCTACAACTTCATCAGTCCCATCTCAGTCAGCTGGTTTATTATCTTCACCTATGCCTATTACACAAAATCCAG TGACAGAATTGCCTGAAAATCCCACACAAACTATGGAAGAAGCACCAGCTGTGACTGGTCCGAAGGGGAACTgtagcagcagcaacagctCAAGCAGCAATGGTAGTACAAGCAGTAGTGTTTTTGCAAGTTTATTTGCTTCCTCAACAGCATCAGCAAGCTTGCAACCTCTTCAACCTCTTCAACCTCCTGCATTTACCGACTTAATTCGAGCCATGGGGAATCCAGATAGTACAACTGACTTAGCACCATCTTCTTCAGTAGAACCTATCTCTCTTGGCCTCTCAACCAGCCATGGATCCTCACTTTTTGGGCCTGCAGGACAGGAGCGTAGGCAGTATGCGCCTCCACCACAACCAGCTATGTCAGCTACAGCACTGCTTCAGAAAGCTGCTCAAATGGGAGCGGCAGCAACTAATGCATCGTTGCTTCGTGGGTTTGGCATTATGTCTTCCTCGTCATCTTCTGCACAACAAGAGAGTTTGCAATGGAGTCAGCGGCAAGCAGAACCAGATAGTGCCTCAGTTGCTGCAGGGCTTGGACTTGCTCTTCCTTGTGATGGAGGTTCAGGATGGAAGGAACTAATGATGGGAAGTCCTTCCATGTTCGGGCCTAAGCAAACCACACTCGATCTTTTGGGATTAGGAATGGCCGCTGGTAATAACCCCAGCGGAGGATTGTCAGCCCTAATTACATCCATCGGTGGAGGCCTCGATGTAGCCGCTGCAGCTGCATCCTTTGGAGGCGGAGAATATAGTGGTAAAGACTTGGCAAGGGGCTCATGA